A stretch of the Lactuca sativa cultivar Salinas chromosome 9, Lsat_Salinas_v11, whole genome shotgun sequence genome encodes the following:
- the LOC111882203 gene encoding putative ubiquitin-conjugating enzyme E2 38 produces the protein MGSPAAGRCNSQNSTKRVFLGRSSSTESKLETSSSPCNHPLKGKNKMHEEDEGIIISPTYSGVVEQDSANRKIMSSSSEKLTRIEDLITSNQDSRKIQNSSNVMEIYNYSNMIQQKRNEVMRKYLDFKKFDIVEDYSDHHYKVKGPNSEKMQPQKNWAKRIQKEWRMLKKALPDTIFVRVYESRMDLLRAVIIGAEGTPYHDGLFFFDVFFPYKYPDVPPKVHYHSSGLIINPNLRYDGKVCLSLLNTWSGGKNEKWTPGVSTMLQVLVSIQGLILNEKPYFNDPIFARPSGSRTGEYRSMKYNERTLIYSLKTMVYTMRNPPKHFEDLVIGHFHNRAVSILTICRGYTKGVRVGCGVNVGEEKNSHGFQKNVERLMRTLVRAFEKIGVDNVNEFIPEIVPEFTPQTRNMAQKIRAFFCIKG, from the exons ATGGGGTCGCCGGCGGCAGGAAGATGCAACTCTCAAAACTCAAC GAAAAGAGTGTTTCTCGGGAGATCTTCCAGCACGGAATCCAAACTAGAGACGTCTTCTTCGCCTTGTAATCATCCGCTAAAAGGCAAGAACAAGATGCATGAAGAAGACGAG GGCATCATTATCTCTCCAACTTACAGTGGCGTAGTAGAACAAGATTCAGCTAATCGCAAGATAATGTCCTCCAGTTCAGAAAAACTCACTCGTATAGAAGATCTGATCACGTCGAATCAAGATTCCAGAAAGATCCAAAACAGCTCAAATGTAATGGAGATTTATAATTACTCCAACATGATCCAACAAAAACGCAATGAAGTTATGAGAAAGTATCTGGATTTCAAGAAGTTTGATATTGTTGAGGACTATTCTGATCATCactataaagttaaagggccaaaTTCGGAAAAAATGCAG CCACAAAAAAACTGGGCTAAAAGGATACAAAAAGAATGGCGAATGCTCAAGAAGGCCTTGCCAG ATACTATATTTGTTAGGGTTTATGAATCAAGAATGGATCTTTTAAGAGCAGTGATTATAGGAGCAGAAGGGACACCATATCATGATGGTCTTTTTTTCTTTGATGTATTCTTCCCTTACAAGTATCCAGATGTTCCCCCA AAAGTGCATTATCATTCTAGTGGCCTGATAATTAATCCGAATCTTCGTTACGATGGGAAAGTTTGTTTGAGCCTTTTAAACACTTGGAGTGGTGGCAAGAATGAGAAATGGACACCTGGCGTTTCGACTATGCTACAAGTTTTGGTGTCTATACAGGGTTTGATTTTGAATGAAAAACCCTATTTTAATGATCCTATATTTGCACGTCCGAGTGGTTCTAGAACTGGGGAATATCGTTCCATGAAATATAATGAGCGGACTTTGATTTATTCTCTCAAAACTATGGTCTACACCATGAGGAATCCACCTAAG CATTTTGAAGATTTAGTGATTGGGCATTTTCATAATCGTGCAGTTAGTATTTTGACAATTTGTAGAGGTTATACTAAAGGTGTAAGAGTTGGATGTGGTGTTAATGTGGGTGAGGAGAAGAATTCACATGGATTTCAGAAAAATGTTGAACGGCTCATGAGGACACTTGTTCGGGCATTTGAAAAAATAGGAGTTGATAATGTGAACGAATTCATCCCAGAAATTGTCCCCGAGTTTACACCCCAAACTCGGAATATGGCTCAAAAGATAAGGGCATTTTTCTGTATCAAAGGGTGA